A genomic segment from Ptychodera flava strain L36383 chromosome 23 unlocalized genomic scaffold, AS_Pfla_20210202 Scaffold_23__1_contigs__length_28996876_pilon, whole genome shotgun sequence encodes:
- the LOC139123738 gene encoding sulfotransferase 1E1-like, whose protein sequence is MAKQSWFFYNRLYFSDAFYNKQLFESQAIDEWDIRPDDIVVVTYPKSGTYWMLKAVSSLKTDLNLILPQTERSVRIDMLYEDDTHLSGSYAERVKAVKKFFHEMPSPRLLYFHLPPQFLPRKWIEGEKKCKVICVSRNPKDVCVSEYLFQKTLGEHGMDFTWDEWVIAFMEGKVRFGSWLENVVGWNRYGLKDNVLHVRFEDMKKDLRSVLATVADFLDCPKTKEELDNVTERCTFTSMRKGQEFYQKYSPFGDGNSSCSEKRHLRKGQVGDWKNHFTVAQNELFDAEITQRAEQHGLKFVYDTSNE, encoded by the coding sequence ATGGCAAAGCAGTCTTGGTTTTTCTACAATCGGCTCTACTTTTCAGACGCTTTCTACAACAAGCAACTTTTTGAAAGCCAAGCAATAGACGAGTGGGACATCAGGCCAGATGACATAGTCGTCGTAACGTACCCTAAATCGGGAACGTATTGGATGTTGAAGGCAGTAAGTAGCCTAAAAACTGACCTGAATTTAATCCTACCTCAAACGGAGAGATCAGTTCGCATCGATATGCTGTACGAAGACGATACCCACCTGTCTGGTTCCTATGCTGAACGTGTAAAAGCAGTGAAGAAGTTTTTCCATGAAATGCCGTCACCAAGGTTGCTGTATTTTCACCTACCACCCCAGTTTCTTCCACGCAAGTGGATCGAGGGAGAGAAGAAGTGTAAAGTCATCTGCGTGTCCAGGAATCCGAAGGATGTTTGTGTATCAGAGTATCTTTTCCAAAAGACGTTGGGAGAGCATGGAATGGATTTCACATGGGATGAATGGGTCATTGCGTTTATGGAAGGCAAGGTACGCTTTGGATCATGGCTGGAAAATGTGGTCGGATGGAATCGGTATGGACTGAAAGACAACGTATTGCATGTGCGATTCGAGGACATGAAAAAAGACCTAAGGTCCGTCCTGGCCACCGTTGCTGATTTTCTTGATTGTCCGAAGACGAAGGAAGAACTTGATAATGTGACTGAACGTTGTACCTTTACTTCGATGCGTAAGGGTCAGgagttttaccagaaatattcACCTTTTGGGGACGGTAATTCATCTTGCAGTGAGAAGCGACATCTACGCAAAGGCCAAGTAGGCGACTGGAAGAACCACTTCACCGTAGCACAAAACGAACTGTTTGACGCAGAAATCACACAAAGAGCCGAACAACATGGATTGAAATTCGTGTACGACACTTctaatgaatga